The following are encoded together in the Diachasmimorpha longicaudata isolate KC_UGA_2023 chromosome 3, iyDiaLong2, whole genome shotgun sequence genome:
- the LOC135160800 gene encoding uncharacterized protein LOC135160800, whose product MYNGPVSYIILSSMQLYGLTNLERIYEPIVKGTGSQFRIYFKITVPELELIGAHETGILRNSYHGTLAVGFPANEVLMSGTLNLKLRKCLQLDRIELIGKYSPIIYVNGFGLFNRYAASKVTDIFHNSQQQLVEVASKKFRKNSEAMLNELDCGKLGFMIV is encoded by the exons ATGTATAATGGACCAGTTTCATATATTATCCTCTCGTCGATGCAATTAta TGGATTGACCAATTTGGAAAGGATTTATGAGCCAATCGTCAAAGGAACCGGTAGTCAATTCAGGATATACTTCAAAATTACCGTACCTGAGTTGGAATTGATTGGTGCACATGAG ACTGGTATATTGAGAAATAGTTACCATGGAACTCTCGCCGTAGGATTTCCGGCGAATGAAGTTCTCATGAGCGGAACTCTAAATCTGAAGTTAAGAAAATGTCTCCAGTTAGACCGTATTGAGCTTATCGGAAAGTATTCACCGATTATCTACGTCAATGGTTTTGGACTCTTCAATAGATATGCTGCTAGTAAAGTTACGGATATATTTCACAATAGTCAGCAACAGTTAGTGGAAGTAGCTTCCAAGAAATTTCGAAAGAATAGTGAAGCTATGTTGAATGAGCTTGACTGTGGAAAGCTGGGCTTTATGATTGTATGA